The following DNA comes from Streptomyces sp. NBC_00690.
TCACATGGGTTGTCGAGATGGGGGCGTGGAACAGGAAGGCGGAGCCGAACATGATCGACGCGCCCGTCGTCTCCGCCGCGAAGCCCTGCGGCGGGTCCAGTTCGATGATCTTGCGGCCGAGGGTGCGCATGATGCGCCAGCCGCCCGCGTACGTCCCGAGCGAGAGCATCACCGCACACGCGATCTTCACCCAGACCGGGATCGCGTCGCCCTGGTCCTCCACGTCCGCGATGACCAGGGCCATCACCACGATGCCCATGGTCTTCTGCGCGTCCTGGAGGCCGTGGCCCAGGGCCATCGCCGCCGCCGAGACCGTCTGGGCGATGCGGAACCCGCGCTTGGCCTTGTGCGGATTGGACTTCCGGAAGATCCACATGATCGCGACCATCACCAGATAGCCGGCGACCAGGCCGACGACGGGCGAGATGAACATGGGGATGACGACCTTCTCCAGCACCCCCGACCAGATCACCTCCGTACCGCCGGCGAGCGCAGCGCCCACCATTCCGCCGAACAAAGCGTGCGAGGACGAGGACGGCAGACCGAAGTACCAGGTCACCAGGTTCCAGACGATCGCCCCGATCAGTGCGGCGAAGAGGATTCCCATCCCCTTGCTGCCCTGCGGGGTGGCGATCAGTCCCTCGCTGACGGTCTTGGCGACGCCCTGCCCGAGGAACGCGCCCACCAGGTTCATCACGGCCGCCATCGCCAGCGCGGCGCGCGGCGTCAGAGCCCTGGTGGAGACGGAGGTGGCGATCGCGTTCGCCGAGTCGTGGAAGCCGTTGGTGTACGTGAATCCGAGCGCGACACCGATGGTCACGATCAGAGCGAAGGTGTCCACGAGGTTCAGGACTCCTTGACCGCGATGGTCTCCACGGTGTTCGCCACGTGCTCGAAGGCGTCGGCCGCCTCTTCCAGCACATCCACGATCTGCTTGAGCTTCAGCACCTCCATCGCGTCGTACTTGCCGTTGAAGAGCTGGGCCAGGAGCTTGCGGTGGATCTGGTCGGCCTGGTTCTCCAGCCGGTTGACCTCGATCCAGTACTCGGTGAGGTTCTCCATGGTCCGCAGGTGCGGCATCGCCTCGGCGGTCAACTCAGCCGCACGCGCCAGCACCTCGATCTGCTGCTCGACGCCCTTGGGCAGCTCCTGCACCTGGTACAGCACCACCAGGTCGACGGCCTCCTCCATGAAGTCCATGATGTCGTCGAGGGAGGATGCGAGGTTGTAGATGTCCTCGCGGTCGAAGGGCGTGATGAACGAGGAGTTCAGCTGGTGGAAAATGGCATGGGTGGCGTCGTCGCCCGCGTGCTCCGCCGCCCTCATCCGTTCCGCGATCTCGGCCCGGGAAGATGCATCGGCCCCGAGCAGTTCCATGAGGAGCTTGGAGCCCGTGACGATGTTGTCCGCCGACGCGGCGAACATGTCGTAGAAGCTCGTCTCCCTGGGGGTCAGACGAAAGCGCACGTGGGGTCCTCGGGGTGCTGTGGATTCGGACAGGCTGATGCTAGGCGCATTCTTCCGGCCACGGCCAACCATCGTTCTTCAGTGTCGCCCATCGGGCACAGTGAGGATCATGGGCCCCGACCTCCCGCTCGGAGATTGGGTACCATATACCCATGAGGGGTATAGCGCCCCTCTTAAGTCAGCACCATTCGGATATGCATGGCGCGGATCAGTACGGCCAGGACCAACGGGAGGACCCGATGACGACCACCGAGGCGGCCGGCCCCCCGGTCACCGAAGCCACCCCTCTCACCGACCACGACAGGGGCGTGCACGGCTACCACCACCAGAAGGACGAGCACCTCAAGCGGCTGCGCCGGATCGAGGGCCAGGTCCGCGGCCTCCAGCGGATGGTCGACGAGGACGTCTACTGCATCGACATACTGACCCAGGTCTCCGCCTCCACCAAGGCGCTCCAGTCCTTCGCCCTCCAACTGCTGGAGGAGCACCTGCGCCACTGTGTCGCCGACGCAGCGGTCAAGGGCGGCACCGAAGTGGACGCCAAGGTCGAAGAAGCCACCAAGGCCATCGCCCGACTGCTGCGCACCTGAGCGACTCCGCCCCCTGCCGACCGGGCCAGCGCTTCGCCTCCACCTGCTCGCGCCCCGCAGGCGTACGGGTCGGGGCGCAACATCGCCCCGACCCCGCCCGCGATCACCCCTGGTGGGGCGGGCGCTCGGTCACTACCTTGAGTACCTCGTCGATGCGGTCCGAACTGAGCCGCTCCCCATCAGCGGCCGAAGCAGCGATGATCAACTCGCCGCACAGTTCGATCTCGGCGAGGGCCACGTAGTCCTGGACCAATGTCGTACTGGGCGGAGCCACGTGCATTCACCTCTTCCTGCCGGTACCGGCTTCCTAGCGTAGGGAGTGATGCACGCGCCGCGCATGGCACGTCCGGACCATTTAGCCCCTGATCCTCCCGGCATAAATGTCACGTTCAGCTGGCAGTCGCACGGCCACCGGCAACCCGAAGCCGTCGAGCACCGTGATCGAGGTGACGGTGACCGTGCCGTCCCCGTTGGCGAAGGTGAAGCGGTGCCGCACCTTGCGCATGCGTCCCTCGTCGTCCAGGTAGACGTCAAAAGCGACTCGGTCCCTGGCGAACCCTTTCGCCGCAGCCGCCAGCGCCGGACGCGCGGCGGGCCGCGCCACCCGGGCCGCCCGCGAGAGGTCGGTGCTGCCGCGGAAATGTCGTACCGCCCCACCTTCGAAGACCTTCTCCCCCAGGTAGATCACTTCGCCGGCACCCCTCAGCAACTCGGCCGCGGTCAGCGGATCGGTCGCCCCTCCGGTCACCAGATTGCCGTCCGCCAGGGTGGACGTGTCGATGCGCACCCACTTGTCGGCGGGCACCCCGGCACCCCTGTTCTTCATATAGAGCGCCCCCGGCGCCAGCAACTCGACCACGGGACGGTGTTCCTCGGCGCCCGCGAGGTCCTCCGGGAGCGTGACCGTCAGCCGCCCCATCCCACGGGCGAAGTCGTACCGCCCCTCGCCGTGGAGCGTCACCCGGGTTCCCCCGGTCGCCGTCTCCATGGACGTGCGCGCCCGAGCGCTCCGCGCCGCCAACAGCGCATCGGCGGCAGACCTCACCGCATCCGCCGCGGCGATCCCGGGGCCCCGATCGGATACGGCACCCGATGGCCCGTCACCATCGCCGGGTGCGCTGGCGCTCGGGCCCCCGCGCTCGGCGGGTGTCCCTGAGCGGTCCGGCTGCGCCTGGCCTCCGCCAAGGTGCCCCTGGGCGTTCGCCAGGCCCGGATCGCGATCCGCACTGCTCCCATCGCTGCCAACGCCCTCGTTGACCGAGCAGCCACCGGTCACGGTCACCACTGCGAGTACGGCGGCGACCGCGACCACCCCGCCGCTCCGCCCGTGCTGTCGCACCACCATCGCTGCCAACCCCCAACAACCGGAACCGCTGCTTCTACTGCTTGAGGCCCCTGGAGGGCGTTCGGGGCGAGACCACAGCCCGTCCCGCCTAACGAGTGCCGCGGTCCGCCGTCACGCGAGGACCGCCGCCGAAGCGCCCCCAGTACCGTGGTGACGTGCCCCAGCAAGACCACCCCGGCAACGGGCAGACGACCACCGTCGAGCGCGGTTCCTTCGCCCTGGCCCACTGCGTCTGCGGCTGGACGGGTCCGGCCCGCCGCTCGCGCGACCGCGCCCGTACCGACGCCCGGGAGCACGGTTGTACCTCCCCCGCCGTACCCCGCCCCACGCCAGCACCAGCACCAGCACCAGCAGACGAGAGCGTGCCGAGCGCCTGAAGACCCAATCCGTCGCATCGCATCGCCGCGCCAAGCGGCTCCGGGCCACTCCGGGCGGCGAATTCCCGATCCCTCGCAACCCGATCCGCACAACCCGGTGACATCGAGCCCGCCGACCGGAACACTCTGCCCCGACGACAGGCCACGCCCCGGGGAGGTCGGATGGACCGGCGCGCACTGCTCACCACCGCGGTCGCCCTGGCCTCGACCGCGGCCTGCGGTCGAGGAGACACCGATCCGCCCCCTTCCCCCTCGGCCAGCCGCCCGACCACACCCGGCAGCCCGTCGGCCCGCACGCCCACCCCCACCGCCACGCGCTCTCCACGGAACTGGCGTTCCCTGGCCGCCGGTCTCGACGGCCGACTGATATCCCCGGACGACGCCGACTACCGAAGCGCGCGTCAACTCTTCAACACCCGGTTCGACGACCAGCGCCCCGCCGCCGTCGTCTACGTCAGCGGCGAAGCCGACATCCAGGAGTGCCTGGCCTTCGCCAGGGCCCACCGCGTCCCCGTCTCCATCCGCAGCGGCGGCCACTCCTACGCGGGCTGGTCCTCCGGCAACGGCCGCCTCGTCATCGATGTGTCGACCCTGAACCGTGTCACCCCCGACGGCCCCATCGGCGCCGGCGCCCAGCTCATCGACGTCTACCGAACCCTGGGCGCAGCCGGTCGCACCCTCCCCGCAGGCTCCTGCCCCTCCGTCGGCATCTCCGGTCTCACCCTCGGCGGTGGACATGGCGTTGCATCAAGGGCGTACGGGCTGACCTGCGACAACCTCACGGCAGCAACCATCGTGACCGCGGACGGCACCGTGCGGACCGCCAGCGCCGAACGCGAGAAGGACCTCTTCTGGGCGCTGCGCGGCGCGGGCAACGGAACCTTCGGCGTGGTGACCTCCCTGGAGTTCCGTACCCACCCCGCCCCACCGGTCGTCCTCGGCCGCCTCCAGTGGCCCTGGTCGAAGGCGGCTGCCGTGCTCACGGCCTGGCAGCGCTGGGGCCCGGACCAAGGGGACGAGATCTGGTCGGCCGCTCTCCTGGCAGCGGACCCCGGCGGCGGCAACCCGACCTGCGCGATCAACCTGTTCTCGCTCGCCACGAAAGGCGACACCCAGAACGCCGTGGACCGGCTCGTGGACGCAGTGGGCTCCCCGGCCGACTCCGACTCCCTGCGATCGCGCGACTACCTCGACGCCATGCTCGACTACGCGGGCTGCTCCTCCCTCACCGCCGACGAATGCCGACTACCGGGCTCGGTGCCCGGCCGCAGCAGCGAGGGCACGCTGAACCGCGCCACCTACACGGCCGCATCCGACTTCTTCCACCGCGAGATCCCAGCGGCGGGCATCCGCTCGCTGCTGAACGCGGCGGAGGCGTTCAGGAGGCTTCCGGACGGACAGGGCAAGGGCTCCATCTCACTGACCGCGCTCGGGGGCGCCATCAACCGGATACAGCCGCTGTCGACCGCCTTCGTACACCGCCGCTCCCGGGTACTGGCGCAGTACAACGCCTCCTGGCGGGCGGGCACCTCCGGCCGGGCCGAACAGTCCTGGCTGCAACGGACGCACGGGGCGATGCGCGGCCATGCGTCCGGGGCCGCGTATCAGAACTACACCGACCCCCTGCTGACGGACTGGCGGCGGGCCTACTACGGCCCGGCGACGGGACGGCTCACGGAGCTGAGGCGGCGGTACGACCCCGACCGCCTGCTGGACTTCCCGCACGCCTTCTGACGGCTGTCCCCGCACCACCCGTTCCCGGAACCGACGTCACTACCCCGAACGGCGGCGGCTGAATGGCCATGAGGGCCGGCGCGGGGTGCCCTGGTCCTAGAAGGTCCCTCCCGGCGTTCCGAAGGGTTCCGGAGCATCCACCGCGATGACGAGTCCAGCGGCCCCGCGCCCTGTGACGGCTCCGTGTTGCTCCAACGCCCTCCAGCCGCCCGCGCCGAACGGAACTTCCGCTCAGCCAGCGACAGCCAGCGCACCAGCAGTACGCCCTGTACCGCCGATGCCGATCCCCGAGCCAACCGCCTCCCGAGCCAACCGGCAGCCGACACCAGCCAGCAAGGACGTCCCAGCATGAAGGGTTCCCTCAGCCGCGGCGGACGAATAGCCGCCGTCACCGCGACCACCGCTCTCGCCGTCGCCCTGCCCCTGTGCGGCACCGCCACCTCTCCCCCGCCCGGTGGCGACCCTCCGAGCGGCCTGGCCGGCCCGCAGAACAGCCGGCCCGCGTCAGCCGAACGAGAAGCGGCCGAGCAGGAGTCGGCCGAGCAAGCCAACACCGCGCCACCCAGCGCATCGAAGCCGGACGGCCCCATCGAGTCGTCGCTCTCCGTCATGGGTACGGGAGTGGTGGCCGGGGCTGCGACCGTGATGATCGTCCGCCGCCACCAACGTCGCAGCCGCAACGGCCGCCGCTAGGAACTCCCCGTACGACCCCACCGCCCCCGTGCTGCCCGTCCCGTATACCGCGGGGCCGTCCCGCACTGCGCGCAGGACCAAAAGACCCACATACGACGAACGGCCATCGCATGAGCCCGTGGGGCACATCGCGATGACCGTCACCGATCAGGGGGCACAGACCTAGGCGGCTAGATCCTTCTCTCCGGTGCCCTCGGCCCGGGGCTCCGGGATGCCGAGCGCCTCGGCCCGTCCGCCGTCCCGGTCAAGGAGCGGCGAGCGGACGAGCCAGCCGGCTCTTGATGCGGCGATCGCGCCGACCAACGGGGTCAGCAGTGCCATGGCGAGGGGCGCCAGCAACAGCGTGATCGCCGTACCGAGGGCGAAGCCGCCGATCACGTCCGTGGGGTAGTGCACGCCCATGTAGACGCGCAGGAAGCCTTCGGCCAGCGCGAGCCCCAGCGCGGCGTATCCCAGCGAACGGTGGGCGAGGAAGATCCCGACGGCGATCGCCATGGCCATGGTCGAGTGGTCACTGACGAACGAGTAGTCCGTCTTGCCCAGGACGAGAACTTCCAGGTCCTTGTGGTCCACGAAGGGTCTGGGGCGCTCGACGAACCCCCGGATGGGGATGTTGACAACGATCGCCAACGCGGCAGCGAGCGGCGCCCAGGCAAGGGCTGCGACGCCGGTGATCGAGTCCTCCGCAGTACCGCGGCGGCGCATCGCCCACCAGCTCAGCAGACCGACGGCGACCAGGCCGAACATGATCCCGTACTCGCCGACGAATCCCATGATGCGATCGAACCAGGGGGGCGCGGCCTTGGAGAGGTCGTTGATGTCGTAGAGCAGGGCGACGTCGGGACTGGCCCCACCGCCCGACTCCGCGAGGTGGGTACTCGTCTCCGCGGTGGGAAGTCCCGTCCTTGGCTCCGCCAGGGGAATCCCCGATGCGAGTCCAGCCATCTGCTGCGGCCCCTGCCTTCTGTTGCCCTGTAGTGCCCTGTGTCCGCCGCGGCACACAGTGGTGCACCGCTTTCTGCCACCCCCGTGATCAGTGTCATGTGACTGCTGCATGGTCAGTGCGGCTGCTCAGTCCAGGGAACGGCCTGTTCCCCGCAGAGGTTCCACACTCCACCGAACGATCACCATGACGTTACCGAAGAGAAATACATCGCCGCAGCTCAGCGCCTTGGCTTAACGGAGAGTTCCGGCCACGCGACAGCCCTGTCAGGCCGTCGGAGGGTGCGTGGGAAGCGAATTCGCGCCGTCCTCGGTAACCCGGGTCGCGCCAAAATAGTCTGGGGTGTCGATTTTGTCGAAACGAATCACGGCGCCCGGCCGCGGCGCGTTGATCATGTAGCCGCCGCCGACGTACAGACCCACATGCCGGATCGCCCGTGAGTTGGTGAGGTCGTCGGAGAAGAAGACCAGGTCACCGGGGAGCAGTTCACCGCGTGAAGGGTGCGGGCCCGCGTTGTACTGGTCGTTGGCGACGCGGGGGAGATCGATGCCAACCGTTTTGAAAGCGGCCTGAGTCAGCCCGGAACAGTCGAACCGCCCGTCCTGTTCCGGTGTGCCGTTGCCGCCCCAGAGGTACTTGGTTCCCAACTGCCGCTGCGCGAAGTCGATGGCTCCCGCGGCCTGCCGGGAAGGGTCCACCCGCCCGATGGGCCGGGCGAAGCTCTTCTCCAACGTACGGATGACCTTCACGTAGTTCTGGGTTTCCTTGTACGGGGGAACACCGCCGTACCGGATCACCGCGTAGGCACCGGCGTTGTAGGCGGCGAGCATGTTGTTGGTGGGATCGCCGCCGGCCTTCTTCACATATCCGGCCAGTTTGCAGTCGTAGGTGGCTGCCGACGGAATGGCGTCGGCCGGGTCCCACACATCGCGGTCGCCGTCCTTGTCGCCGTCAACTCCGTGCGCGGCCCAGGTGCCGGGGATGAACTGGGCGATGCCCTGGGCGGCTGCGTGGCTCTGCGCCCGGGGGTTCCAACCGCTCTCCTGGTACAGCTGGGCGGCGAGGAGCGCGGGGTTGATCGCGGGGCAGAGGTTGCCCCACGTCTGCACCAGCGCCTGGTAGCGCGCGGGCACGGCACCCTTGGCCAGCCCCACGGCTCCTGACTTGCCGTTGACGCCGCCCCCGAAGAGTCCCGAAGCGGCGGAGAAGGTGCCCACGACCAGCAGGGCGATGAACAGAAGGCAGGCCCCGACGGACATTCCCGCGATCAGCCATGCCTTACGCACCGTCAACCACCCTTCACCCCATGGGAGTACGCCCTGCGCCAGTGTAGGCGGCGCAGGGGCATTTCAGGAGATGGCCCAAGAGGGCGGTACGGGGGTGTTCGGCGGCCGGATTCCGGCCGCCGCAGCCGGACGTCACCCCTCGCCCGAGGGCCGCACCCACCCCTTCACGACATGAGCCCTTCCCGAACGGTCCGGCGTCTTCGCGCATCTCACGCCTCACCCGCCCCCTTCACGGTTTGCGCCCCACCCCCGCGTACATGGCCACCTCGGCCGCCCCCTCGCCGCTGGCGCCCGGGCGCCAGCGCGAACACGGGACCACGCCGGGTTCGAGCAGTTCCAGACCGTCGAAGTACCGCTCGATCTGGGTCGGGTTGCGCTGGGTGAGTCGGGGTGTCCCGTGCTCGTTCCAGAAGGCGACCGCGGCATCGACCTCGGGCATCGAAGCACTGGTGATCGTGTGCGACAGCACGAGGTGGCTGCCAGGCGCCAGCGCAGACATCAGTCGCCGTACGAGGTCGTACGTCTCCTCATGGTCCTCGACGAAGATGACGACACCCAGCAGCATCAGCGCGACCGGCTGGGACAGGTCGAGCGTCTTGGCCGCGCGCTCCAGGATCAGGTCCGTGTCGCGCAGATCGGCGTCGAGGTAGTCGGTACGGCCCTCCGGGGTGCTCTTGAGCAGCGCACGGGCATGGGTGAGGACCAGGGGGTCGTTGTCCACGTAGACGATCCGCGACTCGGGTGCCACCCGCTGGGCGACCTCATGGGTGTTGTCGCCGCTGGGCAGTCCCGTCCCGATGTCGAGGAACTGGCGCACCCCTGCCGTCGTGACCAGATGGTTCACGGACCGTCCGAGGAAGAGCCGGTCGGCGAGGGCGTACTCCCCGATACCGGGATGGATCGATCGGATGCGATCGCCCGCCTCACGATCGACGGGGTAGTGGTCCTTGCCGCCCAACCAGTAGTTCCAGATCCGGGCGGTGTGGGGCCGTGTGGTGTCGATCCGGACGAGGCTGTCCTGATATTCCGTCACACGACCCACCGTATCCAAGTAGCCACTCTCAGACAGGCGTTGCGGAAGGCAGGGACTTCCCCCCAGAACCGGGGCCCGGGAGGACGGGTCACCCTCACCCCGGCGCAGCGCGGGAGCCCCGTCTGTATCCACCACCGCACCACCGGGACAGACGTGACGCAGTCGGCCTCAAAGCGGACAGCGCGCGCCGGAAACGTGAGGAACGCCCCAAAGGTGGAACAACGACAGTCATTGCCCGGAGTCACTCTCCGTGATACACAGAGTGACGGTACGGGCTCCTCGCAGCGGATTGGTCCACCTCTCCGCAGGTCAGGGCGGGTGGGATCGGTCATACGTGCGGAGATCGGGTAAAGAGACCAGCCAAGTCGGCATACGCGGACGGTTTCATCAGCGAAGATAGAGCGATGACCCATGCCGAGGGGCACGGGCGGCTAACAACCCGACAGGGGCGGTGACTTACACATGATCCTGGCAGCCGAAAAGGGCGACATCAACACCATCATCGGCGGAATCGCTCCAAATTGGGGGCCTTTCGGCGACCTGGGCCAAGAAGCCCGGGTGATGATCGAGGTAGTGATGGCCGTGGCCATCTTGCTCTGCCTGGGCATCGCGATCTGGGGCGCGGCCAAGCAGCGCATCGGCGCGACCGCGCTCCGCGACACCTTCAGCGCCGAGCAGGGCAAGGGCCTGATCGTCGCCGGTCTGACCGGCGTCTTCATCATCGGATCACTGGGGACCGTCTTCACCATCGTGTACGGGATGGCCGTCTGACCCGCCCCGTCCGCCCCGACCTCATTCGTCCACGCCCCGCACCCATTCCTCCCCTCTCCTCAGAGGTTGCGTCTCCCTGATGTCGAGTCACCACACCGCGCCCACGCGGAACCCAGCGCGACTACCGTCGTCGTACGACACGGAGTACGACTCGGATTACGACAGGCAGTGCGGCACGGAGTCGGCCTCCGCGGATCTGCACACGGTTGGGGGAGGACGTCTCCCGCAGCGGAGCGAGGGGACGGGCACACGATGAGCCACGGGGACGAACACGGATACCGCGGCGACCCCGGCAGCCGTACCGACGACGACTTCGGGGGTACGGGCCAGACCCGCACCCGGCTGCCAGGCGCCGGCGACACCGACGAGTACGGAGTGGCCCGCCGCCCCGCCCGCAGCTCCCGCTCACTGATCACCGTGATCGGCATCGTGGTGCTCCTGATCGCCGCCATCGCCTTCGTCAACCGGGGCGACGACGGTGACGAACCCGACAGCTCACCGAAGGGCGCCGACGCCCAACCGACATCGGCCACGGGCGTGGACCCCGTCAAGGGCAAGACCGCGAACATCCCCACCGGCTACGCACGCGACGAACAGGGCGCCCAGAGCGCGGCGGCGAACTACGCGGTGGCACTGGGGTCTGACGGGATGTATTCCCAAACCAGCCGCGTCGACATCGTGAACACCGTGTACGCCCCCGAGGTCGCCGAAGCCCGCAGAGGCGATCTCGACAAGGTGTACTCGGACGAGAAGTTCCTCAGCGGCATCGGGTTGAAGCCAGACGGATCAGCACCTGAGGGAATGACCTTCGTCACCCGCACCAACCCGATGGGCTCCAAGGTGGAGAACTTCAGCGCCGACACCGCGAAGGTCTCCGTCTGGTACTCCGAACTGTTCGGGCTAGCCGGCGAATCCTCCAAGACTCCGGTCACCCAGAGCTGGTACACGAACACGTTCGAACTGAAGTGGGTCAACGGTGACTGGAAGGTCGCCGACTTCACACAGAAGGACGGCCCAGTTCCCGTCGGCCGCGATCAGACCGCTTCCGGCGCCAAGGAGATGGCCGATGCCGTCGAACAGTTCGGAGGGTTCACCTATGCACGCTAGTCGCCGCACTCTCTCCGTCGCCACCGCGTTCGCCAGCATCCAGACCGCGGTGGTCCTCCTTGCCTCCCGAGCGACCGCCGCACCGACTCCGACTCCGAGCCCGTCGCCCAGCCCGAGCAAGAGCAGCGACTCCTGTGAGCTGGTGCGCGGTCCGGCCCGCGACTTCTGTGACAGCGGCGAACCGGGTGGAGCCCGTCGGAGCAGTCCCCTCGACGACCCCGCCAACGCCGCCGACCCCCTCGGCGCCCTCGCCCGCGGCTGCGCCGACGCCGCCTCGTGGACCGTGGAGACCCTCTCCAAGGCCGTGAAGTCCACCGCGACCGTCGACTTCACCAACACCACGTTCCTCTCCCAGTACGCGATCGTCTTCGCCGCCGCCACGATCCTCACGCTCATCCTCTGGCTGCTCGCCGTCGCCAAGCGCGCCATCCGCGGCGTTCCGCTGATGACCGCCGTCTCCGAGGCCATCGGATTCCTCTGGCTGACCGTCCTCGCCTCGGCGTTCACCCCGCTGATCCTCTACACCTTGGTCTCGGCCACCGACGGGGTCACCGACGTCATCGCGGGCGGCACCAGCAGGGACACGGATGTGTTCTTCGGGACCTTCTCCGAGGCCCTGAAGAAGGGCGAGGGCATCGGTGGCGGCCCGATCATGCTCATCGTGGTCTCCCTGGTCACCATCGTCGCCGCGGGAGTCCTGTACCTGGAGCTCTTCATCCGCGCGATCCTGCTGTACGTCGGCGCCCTCCTCGGCGTCGTCGTCTACTCAGGACTTGTCGACAAGAACATGTGGGGCAACGCCCGCCGCTGGGTCGGCATCATGATCGCGATCATCCTGGTCAAACCGGTCATCGTGATCGTCCTGGGACTGGCGGGCGCGCTGTCCGCCGACGACGGACCCGACTCCTTCTCCGCCGTGGTCTCCGGACTCGCCATCATCATCCTGGCCATCGTCGCCTCCGCGATGATCTACCGGTTCGTCCCCGGCTTCGGCGACGAGATCGCGGCCTCCCGGAACAACCGCCTCCAGGGCGGGGTCGAGAACCGGGCCGCCGCCGTCATCAGCTCCCCCGCCGCCCTCGTGTCACAGGGCATCAAGACCCACAGCGCCCGCGGCAACCCCGGCAGCGAAAGCAACAGCAGCAGCGCCGCCCGTCCCGCGAACGCCGTCGGCGGGGGCATGGCCGCCCACAGCAGCCGCCCCACCGGAGGTTCCGGCGGAGCCGCACCGCCGCCCCGTAGCGCACCCCCCGGCACCGGC
Coding sequences within:
- a CDS encoding metal-sensitive transcriptional regulator, which translates into the protein MTTTEAAGPPVTEATPLTDHDRGVHGYHHQKDEHLKRLRRIEGQVRGLQRMVDEDVYCIDILTQVSASTKALQSFALQLLEEHLRHCVADAAVKGGTEVDAKVEEATKAIARLLRT
- a CDS encoding SAM-dependent methyltransferase, whose product is MGRVTEYQDSLVRIDTTRPHTARIWNYWLGGKDHYPVDREAGDRIRSIHPGIGEYALADRLFLGRSVNHLVTTAGVRQFLDIGTGLPSGDNTHEVAQRVAPESRIVYVDNDPLVLTHARALLKSTPEGRTDYLDADLRDTDLILERAAKTLDLSQPVALMLLGVVIFVEDHEETYDLVRRLMSALAPGSHLVLSHTITSASMPEVDAAVAFWNEHGTPRLTQRNPTQIERYFDGLELLEPGVVPCSRWRPGASGEGAAEVAMYAGVGRKP
- a CDS encoding C40 family peptidase; the protein is MRKAWLIAGMSVGACLLFIALLVVGTFSAASGLFGGGVNGKSGAVGLAKGAVPARYQALVQTWGNLCPAINPALLAAQLYQESGWNPRAQSHAAAQGIAQFIPGTWAAHGVDGDKDGDRDVWDPADAIPSAATYDCKLAGYVKKAGGDPTNNMLAAYNAGAYAVIRYGGVPPYKETQNYVKVIRTLEKSFARPIGRVDPSRQAAGAIDFAQRQLGTKYLWGGNGTPEQDGRFDCSGLTQAAFKTVGIDLPRVANDQYNAGPHPSRGELLPGDLVFFSDDLTNSRAIRHVGLYVGGGYMINAPRPGAVIRFDKIDTPDYFGATRVTEDGANSLPTHPPTA
- a CDS encoding inorganic phosphate transporter; translation: MDTFALIVTIGVALGFTYTNGFHDSANAIATSVSTRALTPRAALAMAAVMNLVGAFLGQGVAKTVSEGLIATPQGSKGMGILFAALIGAIVWNLVTWYFGLPSSSSHALFGGMVGAALAGGTEVIWSGVLEKVVIPMFISPVVGLVAGYLVMVAIMWIFRKSNPHKAKRGFRIAQTVSAAAMALGHGLQDAQKTMGIVVMALVIADVEDQGDAIPVWVKIACAVMLSLGTYAGGWRIMRTLGRKIIELDPPQGFAAETTGASIMFGSAFLFHAPISTTHVITSAIMGVGATKRVNAVRWGVAKNIVMGWFITMPAAAAVAAMSYGVVYLVFG
- a CDS encoding phosphatase PAP2 family protein, translating into MAGLASGIPLAEPRTGLPTAETSTHLAESGGGASPDVALLYDINDLSKAAPPWFDRIMGFVGEYGIMFGLVAVGLLSWWAMRRRGTAEDSITGVAALAWAPLAAALAIVVNIPIRGFVERPRPFVDHKDLEVLVLGKTDYSFVSDHSTMAMAIAVGIFLAHRSLGYAALGLALAEGFLRVYMGVHYPTDVIGGFALGTAITLLLAPLAMALLTPLVGAIAASRAGWLVRSPLLDRDGGRAEALGIPEPRAEGTGEKDLAA
- a CDS encoding FAD-binding oxidoreductase, whose translation is MDRRALLTTAVALASTAACGRGDTDPPPSPSASRPTTPGSPSARTPTPTATRSPRNWRSLAAGLDGRLISPDDADYRSARQLFNTRFDDQRPAAVVYVSGEADIQECLAFARAHRVPVSIRSGGHSYAGWSSGNGRLVIDVSTLNRVTPDGPIGAGAQLIDVYRTLGAAGRTLPAGSCPSVGISGLTLGGGHGVASRAYGLTCDNLTAATIVTADGTVRTASAEREKDLFWALRGAGNGTFGVVTSLEFRTHPAPPVVLGRLQWPWSKAAAVLTAWQRWGPDQGDEIWSAALLAADPGGGNPTCAINLFSLATKGDTQNAVDRLVDAVGSPADSDSLRSRDYLDAMLDYAGCSSLTADECRLPGSVPGRSSEGTLNRATYTAASDFFHREIPAAGIRSLLNAAEAFRRLPDGQGKGSISLTALGGAINRIQPLSTAFVHRRSRVLAQYNASWRAGTSGRAEQSWLQRTHGAMRGHASGAAYQNYTDPLLTDWRRAYYGPATGRLTELRRRYDPDRLLDFPHAF
- a CDS encoding DUF47 domain-containing protein — protein: MRFRLTPRETSFYDMFAASADNIVTGSKLLMELLGADASSRAEIAERMRAAEHAGDDATHAIFHQLNSSFITPFDREDIYNLASSLDDIMDFMEEAVDLVVLYQVQELPKGVEQQIEVLARAAELTAEAMPHLRTMENLTEYWIEVNRLENQADQIHRKLLAQLFNGKYDAMEVLKLKQIVDVLEEAADAFEHVANTVETIAVKES